In a genomic window of Roseiflexus castenholzii DSM 13941:
- a CDS encoding DUF5939 domain-containing protein has translation MEPYTIHLHSSIVLDAPVHRLWPILSDTDRINRMVGLPAFERTQPDRDLVQIIYGHFLGVPVSWREHPFEWIFEQQFSVEREFAPPIPIKRLQTTTRFSPLPNERTKVDVEVHMAPRNLFGSIGGRLLVGQRMLRQLRQAYRELGQRAAMSERVTLPPVRQPRINHQRLRVAAERLRAFGIRETLIDRLTDHLIGADDPQVLKMRAFALADMWGEPRMEVLRMCLYATRTGMLDLEWDVLCPSCRGPSRRAGSLSDLEHDAYCPSCDVRYDTNFDESIEVRFSVNPDIRDAVDVPYCIGGPANTPHIVAQMALPAQSQREVRLRLTPGRYRLRSRQMTGRVAFEAVSSAASRTAHIVFRSESARIDPPIIEAGNITIIIDNVTDAPALIVIERSEWSAQATSAALVTSLTEFRQLFSSEALSPGVGIAVRSLTFLFSDLKGSTALYDQIGDSPAYARVRDHFALMSAIIGAHNGSLVKTIGDAVMAVFSSTEAAVAAALEIQREFTLGEMARGNPALRVKLGLHSGPCIAVNANNLLDYFGSTVNIAARVQNESIGGDIVLTDALTDDPPVRSFLERENVRLEPFERELRGLSRQFKLTRVWVMPSMDWLDAPLTEPPGGSTIQSVAGRGAAW, from the coding sequence ATGGAACCGTACACCATCCATCTTCATTCCAGCATCGTTCTTGATGCGCCGGTTCATCGCCTCTGGCCCATTCTTTCCGATACGGATCGGATCAATCGCATGGTCGGACTGCCCGCATTCGAGCGCACCCAGCCGGATCGTGATCTCGTTCAGATTATTTACGGTCATTTTCTGGGAGTCCCGGTCAGTTGGCGCGAGCATCCTTTTGAATGGATATTCGAGCAACAGTTTTCTGTCGAGCGTGAATTTGCTCCGCCGATCCCCATCAAACGATTGCAGACAACGACCCGTTTTTCGCCCTTGCCGAATGAACGCACCAAAGTCGATGTCGAAGTTCACATGGCGCCGCGCAACCTGTTCGGCAGCATCGGCGGACGCCTGCTCGTCGGGCAGCGAATGCTGCGCCAACTGCGTCAGGCGTACCGCGAACTGGGACAACGGGCAGCCATGTCGGAGCGTGTCACCCTGCCGCCGGTTCGTCAACCGCGCATCAATCACCAGCGGCTCCGCGTCGCCGCCGAGCGTCTGCGCGCCTTCGGCATCCGCGAGACGCTGATCGACCGATTGACCGATCATCTCATCGGCGCTGATGATCCGCAGGTGCTCAAGATGCGCGCCTTCGCTCTGGCTGATATGTGGGGCGAGCCGCGGATGGAGGTGCTGCGCATGTGTCTGTATGCCACCCGCACCGGTATGCTCGATCTCGAATGGGATGTGCTGTGCCCCAGCTGCCGCGGACCGAGCCGGCGCGCCGGTTCACTCAGCGATCTCGAACACGACGCTTACTGTCCTTCGTGCGACGTGCGCTACGACACCAACTTCGATGAGTCGATCGAGGTGCGTTTCAGTGTCAATCCGGACATCCGCGATGCGGTCGATGTTCCGTATTGCATCGGCGGACCCGCCAATACGCCTCACATTGTGGCACAGATGGCACTGCCGGCGCAGAGCCAGCGTGAAGTGCGGCTGCGTCTCACGCCTGGTCGCTACCGACTGCGCAGCCGCCAGATGACGGGGCGCGTAGCGTTCGAAGCGGTGAGTTCCGCCGCTTCTCGGACAGCGCACATCGTTTTTCGCAGCGAATCTGCCAGGATTGACCCTCCAATCATCGAGGCGGGAAACATAACCATCATCATCGACAATGTCACCGATGCCCCTGCGCTGATCGTCATCGAGCGCAGCGAATGGAGCGCCCAGGCGACCAGTGCAGCGCTGGTGACGTCGCTCACGGAATTTCGTCAATTGTTTTCGTCAGAGGCGCTCTCACCGGGGGTTGGCATCGCCGTTCGGAGCCTGACGTTTCTGTTCAGTGACCTGAAAGGTTCGACGGCACTCTATGACCAGATTGGCGACTCACCTGCCTATGCGCGGGTACGTGACCATTTTGCCCTGATGAGCGCGATTATTGGTGCGCACAATGGATCGCTCGTCAAGACTATCGGTGATGCGGTCATGGCGGTCTTTTCCTCGACCGAAGCCGCTGTCGCAGCGGCGTTAGAAATTCAGCGCGAATTCACTCTTGGCGAAATGGCGCGCGGCAACCCTGCATTGCGGGTCAAATTGGGGTTGCACAGCGGTCCCTGCATTGCGGTCAATGCCAATAACCTGCTCGACTACTTTGGTTCGACCGTGAACATTGCAGCCCGCGTGCAGAACGAGAGCATTGGCGGCGATATCGTGCTGACCGATGCTCTGACCGACGATCCGCCGGTGCGCTCGTTCCTGGAACGGGAAAATGTGCGGCTAGAGCCTTTTGAGCGCGAATTGCGCGGTCTATCCAGGCAATTCAAACTCACGCGCGTCTGGGTGATGCCTTCGATGGATTGGCTGGATGCGCCATTGACAGAACCGCCAGGCGGGTCTACAATACAGAGCGTCGCGGGGCGTGGCGCAGCCTGGTAG
- a CDS encoding roadblock/LC7 domain-containing protein has product MTVNMRRIVEDLIRVEGVIGSLLVGKDGLVVASTLMDEEDAEILGAMSAAVFGEIDKATRRIGVGALIDSIIDAEQGSILMLEARELILVVITQRMVNLGLVKMEMRRASKRISEAVPI; this is encoded by the coding sequence ATGACTGTCAATATGCGCCGGATCGTTGAAGACCTCATCCGGGTGGAAGGGGTCATCGGGAGTTTACTCGTCGGAAAGGATGGTCTGGTCGTTGCCAGTACGCTGATGGATGAGGAAGATGCCGAGATTCTGGGAGCCATGTCGGCTGCCGTATTTGGCGAAATTGACAAAGCAACCAGGCGGATCGGCGTCGGCGCGCTGATCGATTCGATCATCGATGCGGAGCAGGGTTCCATTCTCATGCTCGAAGCGCGGGAGTTGATCCTGGTTGTTATCACGCAGCGCATGGTCAATCTTGGTCTGGTCAAGATGGAAATGCGCCGGGCATCCAAGCGCATCAGTGAAGCTGTTCCAATCTAA
- a CDS encoding tetratricopeptide repeat protein, with translation MSLQTAFDQVRQWLETNDLDRAIGMAHHILETYPHCLEAHQMLGEAHLANRQYEEACMHFEHALQFDPEHIPALVGLGMTCERLGQLERAISAFERALEIKPDLPELRSQLLRLYTDAWGSEYAHLRLSRAGLARLYAKGHMLPQAISEFRQVVADQPDRLDSRVALAEVLWRDEQEEEAADVCRDILAKHPHVLKANLILGYIELAAGNPSGEQFWKAAAAIDPYQGMARVLFESLPPVTIEEPTLPEWDEAEWFHRQVTAPAEQLAATRSMEATTPTAVVAPPSPPAPLPAYADSDDFLASLLAIDAAPPIVSHPTEEAEVGISSDTRPFTLEELGLSEAELAGLGAPEEAPSESSESERSMPVKPVVSEEPPDLAAMQPFSLDELGLSPDEIAALDSASASAAADQPPPDLAAMQPFSLEELGLSPDEIAALDSASASAAADEPPPDLAAMQPFSLEELGLSPDEIAALDSASASAATDEPPPDLAAMQPFSLEELGLSPDEIAALDSASASAATDEPPPDLAAMQPFSLEELGLSPDEIASLSGETIITTPEPSQLDDFDFDTQPFSLDDIDFEGSGRIPAAGRDTGSGAGDVPPDLQPFSIEELEIGSMSGPADLGELPPSLQPFSLEEPPAPQRPRMAGLTPEEAAETPIEEEDTFLPRGFSWQQPSQRTEPSFFQSTLAASTPDTGTIFSKLQKQRESAPLPRAEEPPAPPIAPDEHLGLFSLDDVPLRDDESLESGALSSTVAPHIEAQWQSLVPPAHAERPTDTAHISTPPGDSGQTQAISLEETESIESAIASGVIQPFSFVDLGLTEEEIAALGLSTTPDMPGAQEEIPETPAEIGAAAQEEPPAVAASPVEPPVTPPDREQAPPPLEEVESIEAALSSGQIQPFSFTDLGLSEEEIAALGLGDLEGFAQPSVSFEPETLEEPSDIEMFEAPPKPEPSAELSTGAGVSPAPETTAEPVVEEALGIEELQPFSLDDLGLSEEELAEFDLSSLEDEEGAHDEGRLGITEEELAALGTGGDLAWAPEPAPVSEPSATAFAPIESAPEVSSGDEVVDRLIQIGHERGYVDIADIIAAVKDPEAEAARIDEIGRMLHAARIEIRDGDEVIDLDAEYADEEAPLMPEGATPAANAAEEEDLMRPFSLEELGLSDDEIAMLAAAAASRGEETPSTPAEETPLPPFSLEEAGAADDEIAIIAAASSGEEAPPAAAEEPSLTPFSLEELGLSEDEIALLNETAASLEAPPPPAASIEAETTAWFDLEPVVADAEAAASPESSAPDMEEAQPPAPPKRIEPAPAPAPPKHIEQPPAIAAAKPPAPPPAPSSAEISSLSDYPELQEYLNMLETNPDNHLLRLSIARFGGQAGMSEIAMQHYRRLIKQNVLLDEIVDDLTDMIAETSDANLLRKLHRTLGDAYSRQGRFRDAMREYSWIPGQA, from the coding sequence ATGAGCCTGCAGACGGCTTTCGACCAGGTCCGGCAATGGCTCGAAACCAATGACCTCGATCGCGCCATTGGCATGGCGCACCATATCCTCGAGACCTACCCCCACTGCCTGGAAGCGCATCAGATGCTTGGAGAAGCGCATCTGGCCAATCGTCAGTATGAAGAAGCGTGTATGCATTTCGAGCACGCGCTTCAGTTCGATCCAGAGCATATCCCGGCGCTTGTGGGCCTCGGGATGACCTGCGAACGACTTGGACAGCTTGAGCGCGCCATTTCGGCCTTCGAGCGCGCCCTTGAAATCAAGCCCGACTTGCCGGAACTGCGGAGTCAGTTGCTGCGGCTCTACACCGATGCCTGGGGGAGTGAATATGCGCACTTGCGTCTCAGTCGCGCCGGACTGGCGCGATTGTACGCAAAAGGGCACATGCTGCCACAGGCCATCTCTGAGTTTCGTCAGGTTGTGGCGGATCAGCCCGACCGTCTCGATTCGCGCGTAGCGCTGGCAGAAGTCCTTTGGCGCGATGAGCAGGAAGAAGAAGCGGCAGATGTGTGCCGTGACATTCTTGCAAAACATCCCCATGTGTTGAAGGCGAATCTGATTCTTGGGTATATTGAATTGGCGGCTGGAAACCCGTCTGGCGAACAGTTCTGGAAGGCGGCTGCCGCTATCGATCCGTATCAGGGCATGGCCCGCGTCTTGTTCGAGTCGCTCCCGCCTGTCACGATAGAGGAACCGACGCTTCCAGAGTGGGATGAGGCGGAATGGTTCCATCGGCAGGTGACGGCGCCTGCTGAGCAACTCGCCGCAACCCGTTCGATGGAGGCGACGACGCCAACCGCCGTTGTTGCGCCACCGTCGCCGCCCGCACCGCTACCGGCTTATGCTGATAGCGATGACTTTCTCGCCAGTCTGCTGGCGATCGATGCTGCGCCCCCGATCGTGTCGCATCCGACCGAGGAAGCCGAGGTTGGAATCAGTTCGGATACACGACCATTTACGCTTGAGGAATTGGGGTTGAGCGAGGCTGAACTTGCCGGTCTCGGTGCGCCGGAAGAAGCACCGTCGGAGTCCTCGGAATCTGAGCGTTCGATGCCGGTGAAGCCGGTTGTATCCGAAGAACCGCCCGACCTCGCCGCGATGCAGCCCTTCTCCCTCGACGAATTGGGACTGTCGCCCGACGAGATTGCCGCCCTCGACAGCGCCTCGGCGAGCGCCGCAGCCGACCAGCCGCCGCCCGACCTCGCCGCGATGCAGCCCTTCTCCCTCGAAGAATTGGGCCTGTCGCCCGACGAAATCGCCGCCCTCGACAGCGCCTCGGCGAGCGCCGCAGCCGACGAGCCGCCGCCCGACCTCGCCGCGATGCAGCCCTTCTCCCTCGAAGAATTGGGCCTGTCGCCGGACGAAATTGCCGCCCTCGACAGCGCATCGGCGAGCGCCGCAACCGACGAGCCGCCGCCCGACCTCGCCGCAATGCAGCCTTTCTCCCTCGAAGAATTGGGCCTGTCGCCCGACGAAATCGCCGCCCTCGACAGCGCCTCGGCGAGCGCCGCAACCGACGAGCCGCCGCCCGACCTCGCCGCGATGCAGCCCTTCTCCCTCGAAGAATTGGGACTGTCGCCCGACGAGATTGCCAGTCTGAGCGGTGAGACAATCATCACCACGCCCGAACCATCACAACTCGACGATTTCGATTTTGACACCCAACCCTTCTCGCTCGACGATATCGATTTTGAAGGGAGTGGACGCATCCCGGCAGCGGGGCGCGATACTGGATCTGGTGCTGGCGATGTGCCGCCCGACCTGCAACCGTTCTCGATCGAAGAACTGGAAATCGGCAGCATGAGCGGTCCGGCAGACCTTGGCGAGTTGCCGCCATCACTCCAACCCTTCTCGCTCGAAGAACCACCTGCGCCGCAACGCCCGCGAATGGCCGGTCTTACGCCGGAAGAAGCAGCCGAAACCCCAATCGAAGAAGAAGATACCTTCCTGCCGCGCGGTTTTAGCTGGCAACAACCATCCCAGCGCACGGAGCCATCGTTCTTCCAATCGACATTGGCGGCTTCGACGCCAGACACAGGCACTATTTTCTCGAAACTGCAAAAGCAGCGCGAAAGTGCGCCGCTGCCGCGCGCGGAGGAGCCGCCTGCGCCGCCCATCGCCCCGGATGAACACCTGGGATTGTTCTCATTGGACGATGTACCCCTGCGCGACGATGAGTCGCTTGAATCTGGCGCCCTCTCCTCCACTGTGGCGCCGCACATCGAAGCGCAATGGCAATCTTTGGTCCCTCCGGCTCATGCGGAACGACCGACTGATACGGCGCACATCTCGACACCGCCCGGCGATAGCGGACAGACACAGGCGATTTCACTCGAAGAAACAGAAAGCATCGAGTCCGCCATTGCCAGCGGGGTCATTCAGCCATTCTCATTCGTCGATCTTGGTCTGACCGAAGAAGAGATTGCTGCGCTTGGCTTGAGCACCACGCCTGATATGCCGGGAGCGCAGGAGGAAATACCAGAGACCCCGGCGGAAATCGGCGCAGCGGCGCAGGAAGAACCTCCTGCCGTAGCAGCGTCGCCGGTCGAGCCGCCCGTCACCCCTCCCGATCGGGAACAGGCGCCGCCACCACTCGAGGAAGTGGAAAGCATCGAAGCCGCGTTGTCGAGTGGTCAGATTCAACCATTTTCATTCACCGACCTGGGTTTGAGCGAAGAAGAAATCGCCGCCCTGGGTCTTGGCGATCTGGAAGGATTTGCCCAACCGTCGGTTTCTTTCGAACCAGAGACTCTCGAGGAGCCGTCGGACATCGAGATGTTTGAGGCGCCGCCCAAACCGGAACCATCTGCCGAACTCTCGACAGGCGCCGGCGTTTCTCCGGCGCCTGAGACAACGGCAGAGCCTGTGGTCGAAGAAGCCCTCGGCATCGAAGAGTTGCAGCCGTTCTCGCTTGACGATCTGGGTCTTTCGGAAGAGGAACTGGCAGAATTCGATCTGTCGAGCCTCGAGGATGAGGAAGGAGCGCACGACGAAGGACGCCTGGGCATTACCGAGGAAGAACTGGCAGCCCTGGGAACAGGCGGCGATCTTGCGTGGGCTCCGGAGCCTGCACCTGTGAGTGAGCCGTCTGCCACTGCATTCGCGCCAATTGAATCTGCGCCTGAAGTCAGCAGCGGGGATGAGGTTGTCGATCGGTTGATTCAGATCGGTCATGAGCGCGGTTATGTCGATATCGCCGACATCATTGCTGCGGTGAAGGACCCCGAAGCGGAAGCGGCGCGGATCGACGAGATCGGGCGAATGCTCCACGCCGCGCGGATCGAGATACGCGATGGCGACGAGGTGATCGACCTCGATGCAGAGTATGCGGATGAGGAAGCGCCATTGATGCCAGAAGGCGCCACGCCTGCCGCGAATGCGGCAGAGGAAGAAGATCTGATGCGCCCCTTCTCACTCGAGGAACTCGGGTTGTCGGATGACGAAATCGCCATGCTTGCCGCCGCTGCCGCCAGCCGTGGGGAGGAAACGCCGTCAACGCCAGCGGAAGAAACGCCACTCCCCCCCTTCTCATTGGAAGAAGCCGGTGCAGCAGACGATGAAATTGCCATAATCGCTGCTGCCAGTAGCGGAGAAGAGGCGCCACCCGCTGCTGCCGAGGAGCCGTCGCTCACCCCCTTCTCGCTGGAAGAACTGGGATTGTCGGAAGACGAGATCGCTCTGTTAAACGAGACGGCAGCATCTCTCGAAGCGCCACCTCCACCCGCCGCTTCAATCGAAGCGGAAACCACTGCATGGTTCGATCTCGAACCGGTCGTTGCCGATGCAGAAGCGGCAGCGTCACCCGAATCGTCGGCGCCGGATATGGAAGAAGCGCAACCGCCAGCGCCACCCAAACGTATCGAGCCGGCGCCAGCACCGGCGCCGCCCAAACATATTGAGCAACCGCCGGCGATTGCTGCGGCAAAACCGCCTGCTCCGCCGCCAGCGCCGTCGTCTGCGGAAATCTCCAGTCTGAGCGATTATCCAGAACTGCAAGAGTACCTGAACATGCTCGAAACCAACCCGGACAATCACCTCTTGCGGCTCTCGATTGCGCGCTTTGGCGGTCAGGCGGGAATGTCGGAAATCGCTATGCAGCACTATCGCCGCCTCATCAAGCAGAATGTGCTCCTCGATGAAATCGTCGACGATCTCACCGATATGATTGCAGAGACCAGCGATGCGAATCTGCTGCGTAAACTGCATCGCACCCTTGGCGACGCTTACTCGCGTCAGGGGCGCTTCCGCGACGCGATGCGCGAGTACAGCTGGATACCTGGACAGGCATAA
- a CDS encoding glycoside hydrolase 5 family protein, protein MTTNDTFSLGVTYWPRRAGPLLWQRYDRGAVREELAHIAAIGFDTVRFCVLWEDFQPGPERINGRAMRRLEHALDTAHAVGLRVVLALFPVALLGQLQVPSWANGPDIAGALRRARRGQPLMLVRPPGVISVLTGGRYRPVQCGDLFSDPTMIEAQRYLVRETGGYFGDHPAVLAWQLGEGFERVHRPESEQAVSQWFALLTDELKIVAPRAVCLGVVSPTGLKRRSGPRPEHVAKHCALTGVTVDLAETPVDHQARHTNPAAYLHRLTAGLAERRVVVLGVGMPTITHGETAGWFEDDLYGRTAPVYRSTPGEQAEFIHTVLERLYDDGAAGAWLATYADFLEELWQAPPLDRTRCYRTMGLIDALGREKASVEAVREFARRVRSASTLPAQPPAVDAERYWSDPERTFREWWREFNSSG, encoded by the coding sequence ATGACGACGAATGACACCTTTTCGTTAGGCGTGACCTACTGGCCGCGTCGAGCGGGTCCGTTGCTCTGGCAGCGCTACGACCGCGGCGCGGTGCGTGAAGAACTGGCGCACATCGCTGCCATCGGCTTCGATACGGTGCGCTTCTGCGTGCTGTGGGAAGATTTCCAGCCTGGTCCTGAGCGGATCAATGGTCGCGCGATGCGGCGCCTGGAGCACGCACTCGATACGGCGCACGCCGTTGGATTGCGGGTTGTTCTGGCGCTCTTTCCGGTGGCTCTGCTTGGTCAGTTGCAGGTCCCATCGTGGGCGAACGGTCCAGACATTGCCGGCGCGTTGCGGCGCGCCCGGCGCGGCCAACCGCTGATGCTCGTGCGTCCGCCGGGAGTAATCTCCGTCCTGACCGGCGGACGGTATCGCCCGGTGCAGTGCGGTGATTTGTTCAGCGATCCGACGATGATCGAGGCGCAACGTTATCTGGTGCGTGAAACCGGTGGCTACTTCGGCGACCATCCGGCGGTTCTGGCGTGGCAACTCGGCGAAGGGTTCGAGCGTGTTCATCGCCCGGAGTCGGAACAGGCAGTATCGCAGTGGTTTGCCCTTCTAACGGATGAACTGAAAATCGTGGCGCCGCGCGCCGTCTGTCTGGGTGTCGTCTCCCCCACAGGGTTGAAACGCCGCTCCGGTCCGCGCCCGGAGCATGTGGCGAAGCACTGTGCGCTCACAGGTGTGACCGTTGATCTGGCGGAAACGCCGGTGGACCATCAGGCGCGACACACGAACCCCGCCGCCTATCTGCATAGACTGACTGCCGGTCTGGCTGAACGACGGGTTGTTGTGCTTGGCGTCGGGATGCCGACGATTACGCACGGTGAAACTGCCGGATGGTTCGAGGACGATCTCTACGGACGAACGGCGCCGGTGTACCGGAGTACGCCCGGAGAACAAGCAGAGTTCATCCACACGGTTCTGGAACGTCTCTACGATGACGGCGCCGCTGGCGCGTGGCTGGCAACCTATGCCGATTTTCTTGAAGAACTATGGCAGGCGCCGCCGCTCGATCGCACCCGCTGCTATCGGACCATGGGACTGATTGATGCACTGGGACGGGAGAAAGCGTCGGTCGAAGCCGTGCGCGAGTTCGCTCGCCGCGTCCGCAGTGCATCGACTCTGCCTGCACAACCGCCTGCGGTTGATGCCGAGCGCTACTGGAGCGACCCGGAGCGCACATTCCGCGAGTGGTGGCGCGAGTTCAACAGCAGCGGATAA
- the ndk gene encoding nucleoside-diphosphate kinase has translation MERSLIILKPDAVQRGLIGPILTRIEQRGLRIVGLKLMQIDEALARRHYAIHEGKPFFDSLIAYITSGPVVVLVVTGANVIEMVRSMVGATNPGKAAPGTIRGDFALEIGRNLIHASDSPENGEMEVNLFFRAEELVDMRRSTDQWIYE, from the coding sequence ATGGAGCGTTCGCTGATCATTCTGAAACCCGATGCCGTGCAGCGTGGACTGATCGGACCGATCCTGACACGGATTGAACAGCGCGGCTTGCGGATTGTCGGCTTGAAGTTAATGCAGATCGATGAAGCGCTGGCGCGCCGACATTATGCCATTCACGAGGGGAAGCCGTTTTTCGACAGTTTGATCGCCTATATCACCTCGGGTCCGGTAGTTGTCCTGGTCGTGACCGGCGCGAATGTCATCGAAATGGTGCGCTCGATGGTCGGCGCCACCAACCCGGGCAAAGCGGCGCCGGGCACGATTCGTGGTGATTTTGCGCTGGAGATCGGAAGGAACCTCATCCATGCTTCAGACTCGCCGGAAAATGGCGAGATGGAGGTGAACCTGTTCTTCCGCGCCGAGGAACTGGTCGATATGCGCCGCAGCACTGACCAGTGGATCTATGAGTAG
- a CDS encoding VanW family protein — protein MSEKYYQEYGPIRRRKGEGRLLIDEPPPELPPEPPTPKPPRRTPPVRPRRAPVIGVLLVILALGVALYFAQPFITDVIAADRAMPGVSIRGVPVGGMSREDIQNLLMSQHEAFLQTPLTLVFEGREWQPSLDDLGVQFDGEQTASLALGIGRTGSPLHRIEELWALQQEGGVDIAPRLRVDASRLQRYLTNLAGEIEQPPRDAALSIAAGKVLPASARAGRQLLVDATALDILRALQSLEPRTVPLRTRILEPTLADDDIAAAVADAELLLSRPLELRQGERRWTWDQERIAEMLTISIIDGRMFVDLDQARLERAVARLAQFVDSPSAEPRVAFRNGRLHIVEPGRDGLRLEQPEAAEAIRRALRTQEHIVELPVEVVRPQITAETLPSLGIVELVAEGKSSFAGSAEYRITNIKAGADRMNGVLIPPGAEFSFNTQLGAVDAEHGFVQGYAVIGNRTQLEWGGGVCQVSTTVFRAAFWAGLPITERHAHPFYISWYDAFSFPDQAAPGMDATIYTGVQDLKFVNDTGHWLLMETIADTNAQVLSVRLYGTRPDRRVAVVGPEIANIVAPPAQAVYVNDPSLPVGTVRQTDRARRGMDIKVYRVITEGGVQRTPELFFTRFKAWPDVFVRGTRSP, from the coding sequence ATGTCGGAGAAGTACTACCAGGAATATGGTCCTATCCGGCGGCGCAAAGGCGAAGGACGTCTGCTGATCGATGAGCCTCCGCCCGAATTGCCGCCCGAACCGCCGACGCCCAAACCACCGCGTCGCACTCCGCCAGTGCGCCCCCGTCGCGCGCCGGTCATTGGTGTTTTGCTCGTAATCTTGGCGCTTGGCGTGGCGCTCTATTTCGCGCAACCTTTCATCACCGACGTGATTGCCGCCGATCGTGCTATGCCCGGCGTCAGTATTCGTGGCGTTCCTGTCGGTGGCATGTCGCGCGAGGACATTCAGAATCTGCTGATGTCGCAGCACGAAGCATTCTTGCAGACTCCACTGACGCTGGTGTTCGAGGGGCGTGAATGGCAACCATCACTCGATGATCTCGGCGTTCAGTTCGATGGGGAGCAGACTGCATCGCTTGCGCTCGGCATCGGGCGCACCGGCAGCCCATTGCATCGGATCGAGGAACTCTGGGCGCTCCAGCAGGAGGGCGGCGTCGATATTGCGCCGCGTCTTCGGGTGGATGCCTCGCGGTTGCAACGCTATCTGACCAATCTCGCTGGCGAGATCGAACAACCGCCGCGTGATGCGGCGCTCAGTATCGCTGCTGGCAAAGTGCTGCCCGCCTCTGCGCGCGCCGGACGCCAACTGCTGGTGGATGCCACAGCGCTCGACATCCTGCGCGCGTTGCAGTCGCTCGAGCCGCGCACTGTGCCGTTGCGCACTCGCATCCTCGAACCAACGCTGGCGGATGACGATATTGCCGCAGCCGTTGCAGATGCTGAACTGCTGCTGAGTCGACCGCTCGAACTCCGGCAGGGCGAACGGCGCTGGACGTGGGATCAGGAACGCATCGCCGAGATGTTGACCATCAGTATCATCGATGGTCGCATGTTTGTTGATCTCGACCAGGCACGCCTGGAGCGCGCCGTTGCCCGGCTGGCGCAGTTTGTCGACTCGCCGAGCGCAGAACCGCGCGTTGCGTTCCGCAATGGGCGCTTGCACATTGTCGAGCCGGGGCGCGACGGGCTGCGCCTCGAACAACCAGAAGCCGCCGAAGCGATCCGCCGTGCCCTGCGCACGCAGGAGCACATCGTCGAACTGCCGGTCGAAGTCGTTCGCCCACAGATCACGGCGGAAACACTGCCATCTCTGGGTATTGTCGAGTTGGTGGCGGAAGGCAAATCGAGTTTTGCCGGTTCGGCTGAGTACCGTATTACCAACATCAAAGCCGGTGCTGACCGCATGAATGGTGTGCTCATCCCCCCCGGCGCCGAGTTTTCCTTCAACACCCAGCTTGGCGCAGTTGACGCCGAACACGGTTTTGTCCAGGGATATGCGGTGATCGGCAATCGCACCCAGCTCGAGTGGGGCGGTGGCGTCTGCCAGGTTTCGACCACTGTGTTCCGCGCGGCGTTCTGGGCAGGTCTGCCGATTACCGAACGGCACGCGCATCCGTTCTATATTTCCTGGTATGATGCGTTCAGTTTTCCCGATCAGGCGGCGCCTGGCATGGACGCCACGATTTACACCGGTGTGCAGGACCTCAAGTTCGTCAATGACACCGGTCACTGGCTGCTGATGGAAACAATCGCCGATACGAATGCGCAGGTTTTGAGTGTCCGGCTCTATGGGACACGGCCAGACCGGCGTGTGGCGGTGGTTGGACCGGAGATCGCCAATATCGTGGCGCCGCCAGCGCAGGCGGTCTATGTGAACGATCCGAGTCTGCCGGTCGGAACCGTTCGCCAGACCGACCGGGCGCGACGTGGGATGGATATCAAGGTATACCGGGTGATCACTGAGGGGGGGGTGCAGCGGACGCCGGAATTGTTCTTTACTCGCTTTAAAGCGTGGCCCGATGTGTTTGTGCGTGGAACCAGAAGCCCATAA
- a CDS encoding deoxynucleoside kinase — protein sequence MRNGRYYVTVAGNIGVGKSTLVGILAEEFNWQPYYELVADHPYLDDYYRDRERWGFHSQIWFLTQRYQQHLEIADTPISVCQDRSIYEDYEVFVKGLLEQRILSHRDFRTYRQLFLALVQSIAPPTLLIHLYASVPTLIRRINERDRPAERAIPPAYLEHLNRRYDEWLRRFELCPVLRIETDDLDFAHDAAARREVVELIAQTLGLRGMVQERFVP from the coding sequence GTGAGAAACGGACGTTATTATGTCACCGTCGCCGGCAATATCGGCGTCGGCAAAAGCACGCTGGTCGGTATTCTGGCGGAAGAATTCAACTGGCAGCCGTACTACGAATTGGTTGCCGACCATCCGTATCTGGACGACTACTACCGTGATCGTGAGCGCTGGGGCTTTCATTCGCAGATCTGGTTTCTGACGCAACGCTATCAGCAGCATCTCGAAATCGCCGATACGCCGATTTCAGTGTGCCAGGATCGGAGTATCTACGAGGACTACGAAGTGTTCGTGAAAGGGCTGCTGGAGCAGCGCATCCTCAGCCACCGCGACTTTCGCACCTACCGGCAGTTGTTCCTGGCGCTGGTGCAGAGCATTGCGCCGCCAACGCTCCTGATCCATCTCTACGCCAGCGTGCCGACGCTCATCCGGCGCATCAACGAACGCGATCGTCCTGCGGAACGCGCCATTCCACCTGCGTACCTGGAACATCTGAACCGGCGCTACGACGAATGGCTGCGACGCTTTGAGTTGTGCCCGGTGTTGCGCATCGAAACCGATGATCTCGATTTTGCGCACGATGCCGCCGCGCGGCGCGAGGTGGTCGAGTTGATTGCGCAGACGCTGGGGTTGCGCGGTATGGTGCAGGAACGTTTCGTTCCATAA